The DNA segment ACGATCTAATCAAGAAAGCTATGGACAAGGGTAAAGCTGGTAATTCATAGTAAATCTTTCTGTCAAACTATATTGATATCACAGCTTATAATCTTTTGCTCAACTACAGTAAGTTGAGCATTATTTGTTTGTATATAAAAGAGATCATATAGCTAGAACTTCAATGTGCCTTGATTACTCAAATCAGAATTTAACTGAATTTCGCTAGAATTTAAGGCTATGACTGCTGATAATAATTCTTGTGGTTGATGCACTAAAAAATCTGGGTTCTGTTGTGCTAAAACCTCTGGAGAATTAAATCCCCAAGCCACGGCGATCGCCTTAACGTTACTCTTTCTCGCTGCTTCAATATCTCTTGTCTCGTCGCCTATATAAACAATTTGTTCGCGGTTCAGGTCTTCCTGTTTAATAAGATTATTAATTACTTTGCTCTTACCGAAAAGAGTTGTTCCTGAGTAAATAAAATCAAATAAGTGTTGCCAATCGTTCTTTTCGAGAAACTCCACAATATTCTCTTTTGAATTAGACGTAATAATTCCCAAGCGATGTCCCATAAAACTTAGCTCGCTCAAGATGTCTGTAATTTCACAGATAGGACTAATATTGTTAATTTCCTTGTTAAGTTCTGCCCTAACTTTTCTAATCAGAAAAGGTAGCTTTAAAATTGATATTCCTGAGTGCTTGACAATTTCTCTGGAACTCAATTTTTTTAGTTGTTCAAGTTCGACTTGAGTTGTTTGTTTATAGCCAAACTCCAATGCCAAACGATTTGTAATATCAACAATAACGTCAATTGTGTTGGCTAATGTACCATCAAAATCAAAAATAATCACTTTTGCTGTCATTGTAGGGCGCATTTATTGTTGGCTTGTGGACATTCTCGCTGTGCCCTGCAGATTTGCTTTAGCATTTCGCCGTAACATTTCTGGTTTAATACGCCGTAGTGCTGAAGCTGGAAATTGCTTGTTCCACTCGGTATCAGAAATCTCAGCAAGTTCTGCTAATGTAGGGGCAATATTCCAGGGATAAGGCTGAAATTCTGCTACATCTGTTTCTTTAGCAAAACGCTGATTCCAGGGGCAAACGTCTTGGCAGATATCACAACCTGCAACCCAACCGTTGAGTTGCGATGCTACTGCTTCAGGTAATTTTTCACTCCGATTCTCAATTGTATGATAAGCGATACAACGATTTGCATCTACAACAAACGGCTGTGTAATTGCACCTGTCGGACAAGCATCAATACAGCGCGTGCAATTGCCGCAATGTTCTGTGTGAGGGCGATCTGGAGTTAAGTTTAAGTTGGTCAAGATTTCGCCCAGAAACACCCAAGAACCGTATTCGCGTGTAATCACATTGCCATTCTTGGCAATCCAACCAATCCCTGCTTTCTGTGCCCAGACTTTATCTTGTACTGGACCTGTATCGGCATAGTATCGTACTTGAATTCCTTGTATTTGTGCTTCTAACCAATGACTCAACAACTTCAGCTTTTTGTGTAAAACTTTATGATAATCCCTACCCCAGCCGTAACGGGATAGCTTGGCATATTTAGGATCTAGAGGGCGCTGGTGTGGAGTGTAGTAGTTTAAGGCAACACAAATTAGCGATCGCACGTCTGGCATAACTAATTGGATATTTTGTCGCTTAGGGTTTGCCATCCATGCCATATCTGCTTGATACCCAAGTGCTAGCCATGCTTGTAAACGTTGACTCTCTGTTGCGTCATCGTCAACAGAGGCAATACCGACTCGATGAAACCCTAATTCTAAGGCTTTCTGCTTGATCCAAGACGTATCGATATCAACCTTCTCCTATATCAAAGCCTTACATCCACGCTATCATCTCATACTGTTTTGCTTGCAAGTTGCTACAGATGAGACTAGGAGACGGAAAGAGAAAAGAAATTGGAGATTGATTCATTTTGCTAATCAATAAAGAGCCAATATTTCCCTGTTCACAAGTTCCCTTGTGCTAGAGTGCAAGCTTTGTTTGTCTGTTTAACATTGCCTAATAGTTTGATTTGTAAATTTTATTTGCAACTTGTAAAGAAACGTTGCATACTAGAAATCAAGGAGGAGAGATTCATGCATACGAACCAACTCTTGTCAAGAATCTCCAGAGCAGACATGACATACACAACAGAGTCAGCTTCAACAACTTTCTCTAACCGCTTCGATTCCAGCACTCAGTTCGCTGACGCCGTGCCTGCCACCGTAGCTTTATTCAAGCGCCTCAGTGTGGACGATCAGCTAGCACTGCTTTGGTATGCGTACACTGAAATGGGAAGCTCAATTACACCTGCAGCCCCTGGTGCTGCGCGTTTGCAGTTAGCTGAAGGTCTACTAAGTCAGATCAAAAAAATGTCCCATGCTGAGCAGTTGCAGGTCATGCGCGATTTAGCAGCAAATAGAAATACTGCAATCAGCCGTGGCTACGGAGTTTTGAGCACAAACACAAAGCTAGCTTTTTGGTACGAACTTTCTGTGCTGATGGAACAAGGCATTGTTGCCCCAATGCCTCGTGGATACCAACCTTCTTCAGATGTAACAGAAGTTTTACAGGCTATTAAGAGTCTTGATTTTGGTCAACAAATTACAGTGCTTCGTAACACAGTAGTTGACATGGGGGTCGATCCTTTAGCTGACTAACTTGACGTAACGTTAATTTTCTTCCCTTTCCATTACTGTTCTCTAATACAATCTTTTAAAAGAGCAGGTTGCTATCCTGTTCTTTTTTTGTGTCTTACCTTGCTCCTAGACTGCCTGCTTATGAACCCCGATCCCTCTTCAACCCAAGGTTCTATTGAACACTCGATGCGTATTGAAGGCATCACTGAGCCAACGATATTAAATTACTTTGAAACTTTAAACGCAGGTAAGTTTGATGAAACAGCCGCATTGTTTGCTGCTAATGGAACACTCAAAGCACCTTTTGAATCTCCTATTGTCGGGCAAGAGGCGATCGCTGCTTACCTTCATCAAGAAGCACAAGGCATGAGTCTTGCACCCACTCAAGGCATCATTGAGCCACAAGACGACGCATTTAAAGTTCAAGTCGCTGGAAAAGTACAAACTTCTTGGTGTGGTGTCAACGTCTCTTGGATATTTTTACTCAATCAACAACGTGAAATTCTTGCAGCTACGGTAAAACTTCTTGCTTCACCTCAAGAATTACTCAATATTCAGCGCCCTTAAAGCTGATGAAATAATCAGCTTACATTTTTCTGTTCTTAAGCTACAAGTGATTGTTCGAGCGATCGCATGAGCATCTGACGTCCGAGATCGATATCTCGCTCTGCACATTGCCAGTCGGGGTGAGCACTCATCAATAAACTTTCTAATGCTTCTTGATCGAAGAGATGCCACACAGGTATTTCACTCTCAATTTCTACTGCGTAGCAGTTTGAGTTAATGCAGTGAATTGTACAACTGCTAGCCGTCCGCGTTACTTGCATTTGCTGTTGCGGTTGCAACGAACGAAATCTGCGAATTGTCTGTTTCAACTCACTGAGCGAAGACACCATTAATCCTGGCAGTGCAACCGGTGTATATACATCACCATTGACTGTAATCCAGTAGTACCGTGCTGGATCAATTCCTACCAACCAAGGCAATTCATCATCCAGACGATAACGAGGTGCTAAAGAAATTGATGGTGTCATAACAAAAGCTTTAATGAACTCGATCTACAACTAACCGCAGGTAAAGCAAATTTTTCTTTTTATGGAAAAGACGTTGTTTACCATACTGTGTAACTATTAAGATCAAGTTTTCAATAAAAACTTGTATTTATAAACTCTTTTTAATAAAAGTTATAATAATAATTAATAAAGAGTCACTGTAATACAGAAAACTTATTCTAATAAGTAGTGACCTGAAAGCTCAAGAAAGCTATATGGGGAGATAGAAACACTAGTTAGCAGAAGCAAAGGAAAACTTGAAACTCTCATACTGTATCTAAACTAGATTAAAAAAAATAATAGGAGATGTGGGATAGGCGTCTTGCCTGCCCACACAACTCTGCTGATCGTCCTAATCGTATTACCCTACTAAACCAGAACGTAATGCGCGAACGGCAGCTTGAGTACGATCATCGGCACAAAGCTTATTGAGGATATTGCGTACATGAGTTTTCACTGTACCTACAGTGATATACAGCTTTTCTGCAATTACTGCATTACTGCAACCTTCAACAATCAGTTGTAACACCTCTAGTTCTCTTTCTGTGAGGGGGTAAGCAGCAATCATTTGGTCATATTCTGCATCAGCAGCATTAATTGCAACTGTTTTACTATCTATAGTGACTGGCTCTATAGCTTCAGGAGTTTCTTTGGCTTGTTGGAGAACAATCCGTGCGATCGCAGGATCAATCCAAGAATTACCACCATGTGTCACTCGTAATGCTTCTAGTAAGTTGTCAAAACTAATATCCTTCATACAGTAAGAGTCAGCACCCGCAGCAAACGCTGCTAGCACAGCTTCTTTGTTATCGCGTAACGTTAAAATCAATACTTTGGTGTTGCTATCATCATCACCATCTTGATTCGCTTTGATTTGCCGTGTCAGTTCAATGCCATCTTTATCAGGTAAGCCAATATCAACAATTGCGATGTCAGGATGGCTGATTTGTAATAATTTCAACCCTTCACTAGCATTAGCAGCTTCTCCAACCACTTCAATCTCTTGCCGCTGTTGCAGGGCTGTACGAATACCTACACGGGTGAGGTCATGGTCTTCAATTAGAGCAACACGAATTTTATTCATTGTCAATAACCGCTTGTACAATTCTTAAATTTAAAACCGAGTTTACTAATCTGACAGGATTAGTTTAGTTAAGATCACCCATTAACAGAAGTAGAGATTTCTCTAATCTAAAGCAATTTAACGGCAAATTTTTTTAGTTTTTCTGAAACGTCTCCTCAACAAGCGATCGCTTAAAATCTCTGCTCAAAAAAACCAGAAAAATGTATGCTTTGTTACTCCTAGTTATACATACAAGTACACAAACACATGAGGCTTGTCTAAGTTCGTCAATTCATTAGCTCAATTTGTGAAATAATCTCAATTCGCCATAGTTAATTTTTAATAAGGCTCTTATGTTTGCTACTAAGGGTTGTGGAGATTATTGTATCAATTGGAGAGGCTTAGATTTCAGTATTTAAGACAAGCAAGTCGGCGCCTATGTTTTATTGTTCGCTATCCTACTTTGTCAATGCCAAATGTAGTAGTTTCTTAGAGCTTCACACTCAACCTGCAAGCGAGTATCAGCGGCGTTATTTATAAAAGTAGAACATGACTCCAAAAAGTGGTTTAGAAATGCCAGTACCGCAAAATATTGTTGCATAAATTAACAACATGACATATGGATACTCGACAAGAAGACAGTGATAAATTAGGTGCAAATCAGTTGTGGGGTTTCGTTAAAGCACTACATCCGGAAGATCGACACCGGATAACTCAACGCACCTCCGCGATCGCGCAAGGGCAACAATACGAAATTAAATACCGATTACTAGCTGCGGATGGTCACTATCACTGGTTCAGCGAACAAGGTACACCCGTCATTGCAGCAGGTCAAATTCAAGATTGGATAGTCAGTTGCACTCCTGTTGACAAAGAGAATGGATTAGAAGAACCCTTAAAAGCTTTGCAAGAAAGCGAACAGCGATATCGTTCGTTAGTTATTGCCACATCACAAATCGTTTGGACAACTGATGCTGAAGGTAAAGTAGACGATATACCAGCTTGGCGGGCGTATACAGGTCAAACTGTTGCCGAAGTTCAAGGTTGGAGTTGGATAAGTGCAGTGCATCCTGAAGACCGCGATCGCACTGCGCAAACGTGGAATAGCGCAGTAGAGCACAAAACGCTTTACAACACTGAATATCGCATTCGTGGTGCTGATGGCAACTATCGTTATTTTTGGGCGCGGGGCGTTCCAGTTATTGCCGAAGACGGCTCCATCCGCGAATGGGTAGGTATTTGTGCGGATATTCACGAACGCAAGCAGGTGGAGGAAGAACTCAAAAAAAGTGAAAAACGCTACCGCG comes from the Gloeocapsopsis sp. IPPAS B-1203 genome and includes:
- a CDS encoding HAD-IA family hydrolase — translated: MTAKVIIFDFDGTLANTIDVIVDITNRLALEFGYKQTTQVELEQLKKLSSREIVKHSGISILKLPFLIRKVRAELNKEINNISPICEITDILSELSFMGHRLGIITSNSKENIVEFLEKNDWQHLFDFIYSGTTLFGKSKVINNLIKQEDLNREQIVYIGDETRDIEAARKSNVKAIAVAWGFNSPEVLAQQNPDFLVHQPQELLSAVIALNSSEIQLNSDLSNQGTLKF
- a CDS encoding nuclear transport factor 2 family protein: MNPDPSSTQGSIEHSMRIEGITEPTILNYFETLNAGKFDETAALFAANGTLKAPFESPIVGQEAIAAYLHQEAQGMSLAPTQGIIEPQDDAFKVQVAGKVQTSWCGVNVSWIFLLNQQREILAATVKLLASPQELLNIQRP
- the queG gene encoding tRNA epoxyqueuosine(34) reductase QueG; this translates as MDTSWIKQKALELGFHRVGIASVDDDATESQRLQAWLALGYQADMAWMANPKRQNIQLVMPDVRSLICVALNYYTPHQRPLDPKYAKLSRYGWGRDYHKVLHKKLKLLSHWLEAQIQGIQVRYYADTGPVQDKVWAQKAGIGWIAKNGNVITREYGSWVFLGEILTNLNLTPDRPHTEHCGNCTRCIDACPTGAITQPFVVDANRCIAYHTIENRSEKLPEAVASQLNGWVAGCDICQDVCPWNQRFAKETDVAEFQPYPWNIAPTLAELAEISDTEWNKQFPASALRRIKPEMLRRNAKANLQGTARMSTSQQ
- a CDS encoding response regulator transcription factor, with protein sequence MNKIRVALIEDHDLTRVGIRTALQQRQEIEVVGEAANASEGLKLLQISHPDIAIVDIGLPDKDGIELTRQIKANQDGDDDSNTKVLILTLRDNKEAVLAAFAAGADSYCMKDISFDNLLEALRVTHGGNSWIDPAIARIVLQQAKETPEAIEPVTIDSKTVAINAADAEYDQMIAAYPLTERELEVLQLIVEGCSNAVIAEKLYITVGTVKTHVRNILNKLCADDRTQAAVRALRSGLVG
- a CDS encoding orange carotenoid protein N-terminal domain-containing protein, which translates into the protein MHTNQLLSRISRADMTYTTESASTTFSNRFDSSTQFADAVPATVALFKRLSVDDQLALLWYAYTEMGSSITPAAPGAARLQLAEGLLSQIKKMSHAEQLQVMRDLAANRNTAISRGYGVLSTNTKLAFWYELSVLMEQGIVAPMPRGYQPSSDVTEVLQAIKSLDFGQQITVLRNTVVDMGVDPLAD